The Streptococcus sp. 29896 genome includes a region encoding these proteins:
- a CDS encoding ROK family protein, whose translation MNHCLAIDIGGTFIKYGLIDQTGLIMEQGKEKTPPTIEEFWQTLESIISSYQDSVSGLAIACPGNIDTQNDSVKTGGLIPYLRNIPLGQRLMETFALPVEVLNDADAAGLAEAKTGTLKNCHCGAVLVLGTGVGLALVSDGQLVNLAQLPGKDFFHGPLATVEVKETSKPLQDLGQILGLHWRGIKSLVANSGSAVQFIRQASHQLALEQEDGKEVFHQLESGQDSLLQESFTNYCKEIAYLIVNLCLLLQLETLAIGGGISQQERLIEGINQAFDEIVATEQLNLQLQPNFKIQACRYQNEANLLGAFYHFQETV comes from the coding sequence ATGAACCATTGTCTAGCCATTGATATTGGCGGAACCTTCATCAAATACGGACTTATCGACCAAACTGGACTGATTATGGAACAAGGAAAGGAGAAGACTCCTCCAACTATCGAGGAATTTTGGCAGACGCTTGAAAGCATCATAAGTTCTTATCAGGATTCCGTCAGCGGGCTTGCGATTGCTTGCCCAGGTAATATCGACACTCAAAACGATAGTGTCAAAACAGGGGGCTTAATCCCTTATCTGAGAAATATTCCCTTGGGTCAACGCCTGATGGAAACTTTTGCGTTACCTGTTGAAGTTCTGAATGATGCGGATGCCGCTGGTCTGGCAGAGGCTAAGACTGGGACTTTGAAAAACTGTCACTGTGGTGCTGTGCTTGTTCTAGGAACAGGAGTTGGTCTTGCCCTTGTTTCAGATGGACAATTAGTCAATCTTGCTCAGTTACCAGGAAAGGACTTTTTTCATGGTCCCTTGGCAACTGTTGAAGTGAAGGAAACGAGCAAGCCGTTGCAAGATTTAGGGCAGATTCTGGGCCTTCATTGGCGTGGGATCAAAAGCTTGGTAGCCAATTCAGGATCTGCAGTTCAGTTTATTCGCCAAGCCAGTCACCAATTGGCATTGGAGCAGGAAGACGGTAAAGAAGTTTTCCATCAGTTAGAGTCGGGACAGGATTCGTTGTTGCAAGAAAGTTTTACAAACTACTGCAAGGAAATTGCATACTTAATTGTCAATCTCTGTCTTTTGTTGCAGCTGGAAACTCTGGCCATTGGTGGAGGAATCAGTCAGCAAGAACGTTTGATTGAAGGGATTAACCAGGCTTTTGATGAGATTGTAGCAACAGAGCAATTGAATTTGCAGCTGCAACCGAATTTTAAGATTCAAGCCTGCCGTTACCAAAATGAAGCAAATTTACTGGGAGCATTCTATCATTTTCAAGAGACAGTTTAA
- the dprA gene encoding DNA-processing protein DprA: MNNFELFKLKMAGLSNLQLNRLLAAYQDSTKKISLKAICHILDLKKPSLFMENYHSLDSKECRKLFQRFPSFSILDDTYPLELKQIYNPPVLLFYQGDLSLLNRTKIGIVGSRKASPEGVKSTEKIIKELQNQFVIVSGLARGIDTAAHMACLKNGGKTIAVIGSGLDQYYPKENKALQDYLSKHHLVLSEYPAGTQPLKFHFPERNRIIAGLSMGVVVAEARLRSGSLITCERALEEGREVFAIPGSILEQNWLGCLQLIKEGANCITSGIDVINELKK; this comes from the coding sequence ATGAACAATTTCGAACTATTTAAACTAAAGATGGCTGGTCTCAGCAATTTGCAACTCAACCGCCTCTTGGCTGCTTACCAAGATTCTACTAAAAAGATCAGTTTAAAAGCAATCTGTCACATTTTAGACTTGAAGAAACCCAGTCTTTTCATGGAAAACTACCATTCTTTGGATAGCAAGGAATGCCGCAAGCTGTTTCAACGTTTTCCTTCCTTTTCAATTCTTGACGATACTTATCCCTTAGAATTGAAACAGATCTACAATCCCCCTGTCTTGTTGTTTTATCAAGGAGATTTGAGTTTGTTGAACCGTACTAAGATTGGTATTGTCGGCTCTCGAAAAGCTAGCCCAGAAGGGGTCAAGTCAACTGAAAAAATCATAAAAGAACTCCAAAATCAATTTGTAATAGTCAGTGGATTGGCTCGAGGGATTGATACGGCGGCCCATATGGCTTGTTTGAAGAATGGTGGAAAGACCATCGCAGTGATTGGTTCTGGTTTGGACCAGTATTATCCAAAGGAAAACAAGGCCTTACAGGACTATCTATCCAAGCACCATTTGGTTTTATCAGAATATCCCGCAGGAACCCAGCCCTTGAAATTTCATTTTCCTGAGCGCAACCGAATCATCGCAGGGCTATCTATGGGGGTGGTAGTTGCAGAAGCTCGCTTACGGTCTGGAAGTTTGATTACTTGCGAACGAGCCTTGGAAGAAGGTCGAGAAGTATTTGCTATTCCTGGTAGTATTTTAGAGCAAAATTGGCTTGGATGTTTGCAATTGATAAAAGAAGGGGCAAACTGCATTACATCAGGCATTGACGTGATCAATGAACTAAAAAAATAA
- the topA gene encoding type I DNA topoisomerase, whose amino-acid sequence MATKTATKKKASPKKNLVIVESPAKAKTIEKYLGRNYKVVASVGHIRDLKKSSMSIDFENNYAPEYINIRGKGPLINSLKKEAKNAKQVFLASDPDREGEAISWHLAHILGLDEADKNRVVFNEITKDAVKNAFKEPRAINHDLVDAQQARRVLDRIVGYSISPILWKKVKKGLSAGRVQSVALKLIIDRENEINQFKPEEYWTIDGAFKKGSKKFQASFYGLDGKKVKVENNEQVKEILARIQGNDFLVEQVERKERKRNAPLPYTTSTLQMDAANKINFRTRKTMMIAQQLYEGVSLGTGGSQGLITYMRTDSTRISPIAQSQAAEFITERFGVTYSKHGSKVKNASGAQDAHEAIRPSNVYLTPESVAKYLDKDQIRLYTLIWNRFVASQMAAAVFDTMSVRLGQNGVLFAANGSQIKFDGYMAVYNDADKNKMLPDMEAGDTVVRTTTNPEQHFTQPPARYSEATLIKTLEENGVGRPSTYAPTIETIQKRYYVKLAAKRFEPTELGEIVNKLIVEFFPDIVNVTFTAEMEQKLDDVEIGKEEWQKIIDGFYQSFKVELEKAEAEMEKIQIKDEPAGFDCEVCGHEMVIKLGKYGKFYACSNFPDCRNTKQITKEIGVTCPDCQKGQVIERKSKRNRLFYGCDRYPECEFTSWDKPVGRSCPKCDHYLVEKKVRGGGKQVVCPNGDYEEEKVK is encoded by the coding sequence ATGGCAACGAAAACAGCAACTAAGAAAAAAGCAAGCCCTAAAAAGAATTTGGTCATCGTAGAGTCGCCTGCCAAGGCAAAAACGATTGAGAAGTATTTGGGACGGAACTACAAAGTAGTGGCATCTGTTGGACATATTCGTGACTTGAAAAAATCCAGCATGTCGATTGATTTTGAAAATAATTATGCCCCAGAGTATATCAATATTCGAGGAAAGGGCCCTCTAATTAATTCTCTGAAAAAAGAAGCTAAGAATGCCAAACAAGTCTTTCTGGCGAGTGACCCGGACCGTGAAGGAGAAGCAATTTCTTGGCATTTGGCTCATATCTTGGGCTTGGACGAAGCAGACAAAAACCGTGTAGTCTTCAATGAAATTACCAAAGATGCTGTAAAAAATGCCTTCAAGGAACCACGCGCTATTAACCATGATTTGGTTGATGCTCAACAAGCGCGCCGTGTCTTAGACCGTATCGTAGGCTATTCTATTTCACCTATTTTATGGAAAAAAGTTAAGAAAGGTTTGTCAGCTGGCCGTGTGCAATCCGTGGCTCTGAAGTTGATTATCGATCGTGAAAATGAAATCAACCAGTTTAAGCCTGAAGAATACTGGACAATTGATGGAGCCTTTAAGAAGGGCAGCAAGAAATTCCAAGCATCCTTCTATGGGTTAGATGGTAAAAAAGTTAAGGTTGAAAACAATGAGCAAGTGAAGGAAATCTTGGCTCGCATACAAGGGAATGATTTCTTGGTAGAGCAGGTTGAGCGTAAGGAACGCAAGCGAAATGCTCCTCTGCCTTATACCACATCAACCTTACAGATGGATGCGGCGAATAAGATTAATTTCCGAACCCGTAAAACCATGATGATTGCCCAGCAACTTTATGAAGGAGTTAGCCTTGGAACAGGTGGTTCGCAGGGTCTGATAACCTATATGCGTACCGATTCGACACGTATCAGCCCAATTGCCCAGAGCCAGGCAGCTGAGTTTATTACAGAACGATTTGGTGTTACCTATTCCAAACATGGCAGTAAGGTGAAAAATGCTTCTGGTGCCCAGGATGCGCACGAAGCCATTCGCCCATCTAATGTTTACCTAACACCAGAATCTGTTGCCAAATACTTAGATAAGGACCAAATTCGTCTCTACACCTTGATTTGGAACCGCTTTGTAGCTAGCCAAATGGCAGCGGCCGTTTTTGATACCATGAGTGTTCGTTTAGGTCAAAATGGTGTGCTCTTCGCAGCGAATGGTAGCCAGATTAAGTTTGACGGCTACATGGCAGTTTATAACGATGCAGATAAAAACAAGATGTTGCCAGATATGGAAGCTGGTGATACTGTCGTACGGACTACAACAAATCCAGAGCAGCACTTTACACAACCACCAGCTCGTTATTCAGAGGCAACCTTGATCAAGACCTTGGAAGAAAATGGAGTTGGTCGTCCATCAACCTATGCACCAACCATTGAAACCATTCAGAAACGCTACTATGTCAAACTGGCAGCCAAGCGATTTGAACCAACCGAATTGGGAGAAATTGTCAATAAATTAATTGTTGAGTTTTTCCCTGACATCGTCAATGTGACCTTTACAGCTGAAATGGAACAGAAATTGGATGATGTTGAAATCGGCAAGGAAGAATGGCAAAAAATTATTGATGGCTTTTACCAATCCTTCAAGGTGGAGCTTGAGAAGGCAGAAGCTGAGATGGAAAAAATCCAGATCAAGGATGAGCCAGCTGGTTTTGATTGTGAGGTTTGTGGACATGAAATGGTCATCAAGCTAGGTAAATACGGTAAATTTTATGCTTGTAGTAATTTCCCTGACTGCCGTAATACCAAACAAATCACCAAAGAAATCGGCGTAACCTGTCCAGACTGTCAAAAAGGTCAGGTTATCGAGCGCAAGAGCAAACGTAATCGTCTCTTCTACGGTTGCGACCGTTATCCTGAATGTGAATTCACTTCTTGGGACAAGCCAGTTGGTCGTTCCTGTCCAAAATGTGACCATTATCTCGTAGAGAAGAAGGTCCGTGGCGGAGGCAAACAGGTTGTCTGTCCAAATGGAGATTACGAAGAAGAAAAAGTAAAATAA
- a CDS encoding HAD family hydrolase, translating into MKAYKHYIFDFYGTLVDIETDEGKLELWEKIAALYQAFGASYRPRQLRSAFQRLAAEQEARLLQTGPYQHVEIDLEEVFQNLLTVSDTDGFSNLRPQDLTTFGQTVGAKLYILSNAQRVFSQAEMELTGCASLMEKIYMSSDFRIKKPEPAFLELLLEEQQVKLDEAVLVGNDLTTDIAIAQELGMDAILLNTFPYSQEEIQAFRDLGWKFEVIEDISELVSSHGQE; encoded by the coding sequence ATGAAAGCTTATAAACATTATATATTTGATTTCTATGGAACCTTAGTCGATATTGAAACGGATGAGGGAAAACTGGAACTCTGGGAAAAGATTGCTGCTCTTTACCAAGCCTTTGGCGCTTCCTATCGTCCGCGACAGTTGCGCTCTGCTTTTCAACGATTGGCGGCTGAGCAAGAAGCAAGACTCTTGCAGACAGGTCCTTATCAGCATGTCGAAATCGATCTAGAAGAGGTATTTCAAAATTTGCTAACGGTATCGGACACCGATGGTTTCTCTAATCTTAGACCCCAAGACTTAACAACTTTTGGTCAAACAGTTGGAGCCAAGCTCTATATTTTATCCAATGCCCAACGTGTCTTCAGTCAGGCTGAAATGGAGTTGACAGGTTGTGCTAGCTTGATGGAAAAAATCTACATGTCATCAGACTTTCGTATAAAAAAACCAGAGCCTGCTTTTTTGGAATTGCTTTTGGAAGAGCAGCAAGTCAAGTTGGATGAGGCGGTCCTTGTTGGTAATGATTTGACGACGGACATTGCTATTGCACAGGAGCTTGGGATGGATGCAATTCTCTTGAATACCTTTCCTTACTCGCAAGAGGAGATTCAAGCTTTTCGAGATTTAGGCTGGAAATTTGAAGTCATCGAGGATATTTCTGAACTTGTCTCTTCTCATGGGCAAGAGTAA
- a CDS encoding acyltransferase — protein MSENSIRFVGNFHSITIHPSAKLEIGRWVEMRSFSSLDVFPGAQLKLGDSVFINEHCTIRCAHSISIGSGTMIGDGARIYDQDHLYSSYHIDHWGITKANVSIGKDCWIGANAVITKGVTIGDNVIIGAGTVVTKDIPSNSTIHGTGNIIKTRYQSPYQVAILTFSDKIEHLSYLLEELPEVDFHIAAPTNISETLMAYNRFTNCHLYTRFSGPERTVSLLQQVGCYLDINEGAEVDNIVQQALSLSKPVFAFNTVAHQSDSRIKYFSSDSPEKMVDAIKETFGLKFNE, from the coding sequence ATGTCAGAAAATTCAATTCGTTTTGTGGGAAATTTTCATTCAATAACTATTCATCCTAGCGCCAAATTGGAGATTGGAAGATGGGTAGAAATGCGAAGTTTTTCGAGTTTAGATGTCTTTCCTGGTGCACAATTAAAATTAGGAGATAGTGTCTTTATCAATGAACATTGTACCATTCGTTGTGCTCATTCCATTAGTATTGGTAGCGGAACAATGATCGGAGATGGTGCTCGAATCTATGATCAAGATCACCTTTATTCTAGTTACCATATTGATCACTGGGGGATCACAAAAGCCAATGTAAGTATTGGAAAAGATTGTTGGATAGGAGCCAATGCAGTCATTACGAAGGGAGTGACAATTGGGGACAATGTAATTATTGGTGCAGGGACAGTAGTCACTAAAGATATTCCTTCCAATAGTACAATACACGGAACTGGCAATATCATAAAGACTCGTTATCAGTCTCCTTATCAAGTTGCGATTCTCACTTTTTCAGATAAAATTGAACATTTATCATACTTATTAGAAGAATTACCAGAAGTTGATTTTCATATCGCTGCTCCAACAAATATATCTGAAACGCTTATGGCTTATAATCGGTTTACTAACTGTCATCTCTATACACGTTTTAGTGGTCCAGAGCGTACAGTTTCTCTTTTACAACAAGTCGGTTGTTATTTAGATATCAACGAGGGAGCCGAGGTTGATAATATTGTTCAGCAAGCTCTATCTCTATCTAAACCGGTTTTTGCATTTAATACGGTAGCGCATCAATCCGATTCTCGTATCAAATATTTTTCAAGTGATTCTCCTGAAAAGATGGTAGATGCCATAAAAGAAACTTTTGGTCTTAAATTCAATGAATAA
- the trmFO gene encoding methylenetetrahydrofolate--tRNA-(uracil(54)-C(5))-methyltransferase (FADH(2)-oxidizing) TrmFO → MSQTHINVIGAGLAGSEAAYQIAKRGIPVKLYEMRGVKPTPQHKTDKFAELVCSNSFRGDSLTNAVGLLKEEMRRLDSIIMRAGEAHRVPAGGAMAMDRENFSQAVTDEIHNHPLIEVIRGEITEIPEDAITVIATGPLTSDALAEKIHALNGGDGFYFYDAAAPIVDSSTINMDLVYLKSRYDKGEAAYLNAPMNKEQFTAFYEALISAEEAPLNSFEKEKYFEGCMPIEVMAKRGIKTMLYGPMKPVGLEYPEDYKGPRDGEYKTPYAVVQLRQDNAAGSLYNIVGFQTHLKWGEQKRVFQMIPGLENAEFVRYGVMHRNSYMDSPNLLEQTFATKKNPNLFFAGQMTGVEGYVESAASGLVAGINAVRRFRGEEPVIFPQTTAIGALPFYITHTESKHFQPMNVNFGIIKELDGPRIRDKKERYEAIAERSLKDLEEFLAY, encoded by the coding sequence ATGTCTCAAACCCACATTAATGTTATCGGAGCTGGCTTGGCTGGCTCAGAAGCTGCTTATCAGATTGCCAAGCGTGGCATTCCTGTCAAACTTTACGAGATGCGGGGTGTCAAGCCGACCCCTCAGCACAAGACCGACAAGTTTGCTGAGTTGGTTTGTTCCAATTCATTCCGTGGTGACAGTTTGACCAACGCGGTCGGTCTGCTCAAGGAAGAGATGCGTCGCTTGGATTCCATCATCATGCGTGCAGGAGAGGCCCACCGTGTGCCTGCTGGTGGTGCCATGGCCATGGACCGTGAGAATTTCTCTCAAGCAGTCACAGATGAGATTCACAATCACCCGCTGATTGAAGTCATTCGTGGTGAGATTACTGAGATTCCTGAAGATGCGATTACAGTTATCGCGACGGGCCCTTTGACATCTGACGCCTTGGCAGAAAAAATTCACGCCCTCAACGGTGGCGACGGTTTTTACTTCTACGATGCGGCAGCACCGATTGTCGACAGCTCGACCATTAACATGGACTTGGTTTATCTTAAGTCCCGTTACGACAAGGGAGAGGCTGCCTATCTCAATGCTCCGATGAACAAGGAACAGTTTACCGCTTTCTATGAGGCTTTGATTTCAGCCGAGGAAGCACCGCTTAACTCCTTTGAAAAAGAAAAATACTTTGAAGGCTGTATGCCCATTGAAGTCATGGCCAAACGTGGTATCAAAACCATGCTCTATGGCCCAATGAAGCCAGTTGGTCTGGAATATCCAGAAGATTACAAGGGACCACGTGATGGCGAATACAAGACACCTTACGCAGTTGTCCAGCTCCGTCAGGATAACGCAGCAGGTAGCCTTTACAATATTGTTGGCTTCCAGACTCACCTTAAGTGGGGCGAGCAGAAGCGGGTCTTCCAGATGATTCCAGGGCTTGAAAATGCTGAGTTTGTCCGCTACGGCGTTATGCACCGCAATTCCTACATGGATTCGCCAAACTTATTGGAACAGACTTTTGCCACCAAGAAAAATCCCAATCTTTTCTTTGCAGGTCAAATGACAGGAGTAGAAGGCTATGTCGAGTCTGCCGCCTCTGGCTTAGTGGCTGGTATCAACGCTGTTCGCCGCTTCCGTGGCGAAGAGCCGGTCATCTTCCCGCAAACAACAGCCATCGGAGCTCTGCCATTCTACATCACCCACACCGAAAGCAAGCACTTCCAGCCTATGAATGTCAACTTTGGCATCATCAAGGAGCTGGATGGGCCACGTATCCGCGATAAGAAGGAGCGTTATGAGGCAATAGCAGAGCGTTCCCTTAAGGACTTGGAAGAGTTTTTGGCTTACTAA
- the relB gene encoding type II toxin-antitoxin system RelB family antitoxin — translation MHTLSKPIAVRFDEDLVQLIEEVSAGQHMTKTDFIREAVLEKLEDMYDLAKAEKTYKEWADSSKKTYSHEEMMKRYG, via the coding sequence ATGCATACTCTTTCAAAACCTATTGCAGTGCGATTTGATGAAGATTTGGTCCAGTTGATTGAAGAAGTGTCTGCTGGTCAGCACATGACCAAGACGGACTTCATTCGAGAAGCTGTTTTAGAGAAATTAGAAGATATGTACGATCTTGCCAAGGCAGAAAAAACCTACAAAGAGTGGGCTGACAGCAGTAAGAAAACCTATAGTCACGAAGAAATGATGAAGCGCTATGGCTAA
- a CDS encoding type II toxin-antitoxin system RelE family toxin — protein MAKYRVDYAPSFFEDMDKLDKGTSRQIARWIDKHLVDVDFPRSPGKYLTGHLAGYVRFRVGNYRIIAVVDEGELVLLNLHVGHRSDIYKKLK, from the coding sequence ATGGCTAAGTATCGCGTGGACTATGCCCCAAGTTTCTTTGAAGATATGGATAAGCTCGACAAGGGAACCAGTCGGCAGATTGCTAGGTGGATTGATAAACATTTAGTGGATGTGGACTTTCCGCGTTCTCCTGGAAAGTATCTGACGGGTCATTTAGCGGGCTATGTCCGCTTCCGTGTTGGGAACTATCGTATCATTGCTGTGGTTGATGAAGGAGAATTGGTCTTGCTCAATCTCCATGTCGGACATCGCTCCGATATTTATAAGAAGTTGAAATGA
- a CDS encoding DNA glycosylase AlkZ-like family protein yields the protein MHHDTWKGIILQKQGLLKPQSVQQICQNLNGLQAQFQPYVHVGFRNRMTAEDFHEGSWQEELTRQWSIRRTVHAYLKSEIPLYIHEGRLASTEYLKTEGRDGFSPQTKQKYHQLILETLEQGPMTREELKALCRAKKMTQEEEKQVFNAWGGLFRYMVERGEVYQEYGAKRFHRLTDFQPLSREKAELEIARRYFAGFGPVSLADARYYFKENKSTVLNWMKQLDLKTLEVAGEERFYLGELTEAQLPDCLFIAGFDQLLLGYEKKANPFFDPKYIRQIYTLTGIVKPVVFYKGRLVATWRRDKDRIELAIFENLTSREQKELECYRQVNEERL from the coding sequence ATGCACCACGATACTTGGAAGGGAATTATTCTGCAGAAACAAGGTCTGTTGAAACCCCAGTCTGTTCAGCAAATCTGCCAAAATCTCAATGGTTTGCAGGCTCAGTTTCAGCCCTATGTTCATGTCGGATTTCGTAACCGTATGACAGCGGAGGATTTTCATGAAGGTAGCTGGCAGGAGGAGTTGACACGCCAGTGGTCCATTCGGCGAACGGTTCATGCCTATCTCAAGTCGGAAATTCCCCTCTATATCCACGAGGGGCGGCTGGCCAGCACCGAATACTTAAAGACAGAAGGACGGGACGGGTTTAGTCCTCAGACCAAGCAGAAATATCACCAGCTGATTTTAGAAACCCTTGAACAAGGTCCCATGACCCGCGAGGAGCTCAAGGCCCTTTGCCGTGCGAAAAAGATGACGCAGGAAGAGGAGAAGCAGGTCTTTAATGCCTGGGGCGGCCTCTTTCGCTACATGGTCGAGCGTGGGGAAGTCTACCAAGAGTACGGAGCCAAGCGTTTTCATCGTCTGACAGACTTTCAGCCACTTTCTCGGGAAAAAGCAGAGCTGGAAATCGCTCGACGGTATTTTGCAGGTTTTGGACCTGTCAGCCTAGCCGATGCCCGTTACTATTTCAAAGAAAATAAATCGACGGTCCTAAATTGGATGAAGCAATTAGACCTGAAAACCCTTGAAGTGGCTGGGGAAGAACGTTTTTATCTGGGAGAGTTGACAGAAGCTCAACTGCCTGACTGCCTCTTCATAGCAGGATTTGACCAACTCTTACTAGGCTATGAAAAGAAAGCCAATCCCTTCTTTGACCCCAAGTATATCCGCCAGATTTATACACTGACAGGCATTGTCAAACCCGTTGTTTTCTACAAGGGACGCTTGGTTGCGACCTGGCGACGAGATAAGGACAGGATTGAACTGGCAATCTTTGAAAATCTGACCAGTCGTGAACAGAAAGAACTGGAATGTTACCGTCAAGTCAACGAGGAACGCTTATAA
- a CDS encoding alpha/beta hydrolase, giving the protein MNKSYFYLDMKTHELQVPYLKQNRRVRVLLPKNYEEDTDKRYPVVYFHDGQNVLYSKEAFSGHSWKVIPAIKRNPDISRMIVVAIDNDGYNRMHEYSAWKYSETSIPGVQFGGKGTEYAEFVMDVVKPFIDQNYRTKPDKAHTAMIGSSLGGNITQFMGLAYQDQIGCLGVFSSANWLHQEAFDRYIERQNLDKDQRVYIYVGTEEADDTDKTLMAGNIKQAYIDSSLTYYRQLVAGGVDLDNLALEIISGAIHNEEAWAQYLPDCLRFLSEKW; this is encoded by the coding sequence ATGAACAAATCTTACTTTTATTTAGATATGAAAACCCATGAATTGCAGGTTCCTTATCTCAAGCAAAATCGCCGTGTTCGTGTCCTTTTGCCAAAGAACTACGAAGAAGATACAGACAAACGCTATCCTGTCGTTTATTTTCATGATGGACAAAATGTTTTGTATAGCAAGGAGGCCTTTTCAGGCCATTCTTGGAAGGTGATTCCAGCCATCAAGAGAAACCCAGACATTAGCCGCATGATTGTGGTGGCCATTGATAACGACGGCTACAACCGTATGCATGAGTATTCCGCTTGGAAATACAGTGAAACTAGTATTCCTGGTGTCCAGTTTGGCGGCAAGGGAACGGAGTATGCGGAGTTTGTCATGGATGTGGTCAAGCCCTTCATTGATCAAAATTACCGTACCAAGCCTGACAAGGCTCACACGGCTATGATTGGCTCGTCCTTGGGCGGTAATATCACCCAGTTTATGGGCCTAGCCTATCAGGACCAGATTGGCTGTCTGGGAGTCTTTTCATCAGCTAACTGGCTTCACCAAGAAGCTTTTGATCGTTACATTGAGCGTCAAAACTTGGACAAGGACCAGCGGGTTTATATCTACGTTGGGACAGAAGAAGCAGATGATACTGACAAGACCCTCATGGCTGGCAATATCAAACAGGCCTACATTGACTCTTCCCTGACCTACTATCGCCAGTTGGTTGCAGGAGGAGTTGATTTGGACAATTTAGCCCTGGAAATCATCTCAGGTGCCATTCACAATGAAGAAGCCTGGGCCCAATACCTACCAGATTGCTTGCGTTTTTTGAGCGAGAAATGGTAA
- a CDS encoding esterase family protein — MHVEFLSHWSGNLGREMNLNRYGHAGIPVVVFASSGGSYNEYADFGMIEACRGSIEAGHVQFFTLTSFDTESWLADWKSIHDKAEAHRAYERYVIEEAVPFIKHKTGWFDGMMTTGCSMGAYHALNFFLQHPDVFTKVIALSGVYDARFFNNNQDYGNDDVVYQNSPSDYIWNQNDGWFIDKYRQADIIVCTGLGDWEQDGLDSFYNLKRAFEEKNIPAWFDTWGTDVAHDWVWWRKQMPFFLHSIGL, encoded by the coding sequence ATGCACGTTGAATTTTTAAGTCATTGGTCGGGTAATCTTGGCAGAGAAATGAATCTAAATCGCTATGGTCACGCAGGAATTCCAGTTGTCGTATTTGCTTCATCAGGCGGATCTTACAATGAATATGCTGATTTTGGGATGATTGAAGCTTGTCGTGGCTCGATTGAAGCAGGTCATGTTCAGTTTTTCACCTTGACAAGTTTTGATACAGAAAGCTGGTTGGCAGACTGGAAATCCATTCACGACAAGGCAGAGGCTCACCGCGCCTATGAACGCTATGTGATTGAAGAAGCTGTACCATTTATCAAGCATAAAACTGGCTGGTTCGATGGTATGATGACAACTGGTTGCTCAATGGGGGCCTACCATGCCTTAAACTTCTTCCTACAACATCCAGATGTTTTCACAAAAGTCATCGCCCTTTCAGGTGTCTATGATGCTCGTTTCTTCAACAACAATCAAGACTATGGCAATGATGATGTCGTTTATCAGAATTCACCTTCTGATTACATCTGGAATCAGAATGACGGCTGGTTTATCGACAAATACCGCCAGGCTGATATTATCGTCTGCACAGGTTTGGGCGATTGGGAACAAGACGGTCTGGACTCATTCTACAACCTAAAGCGTGCTTTTGAAGAGAAGAATATCCCAGCTTGGTTTGATACTTGGGGAACAGATGTGGCCCATGATTGGGTTTGGTGGAGAAAACAAATGCCATTCTTCCTTCATTCTATCGGACTATAA